DNA sequence from the Streptomyces cinnabarinus genome:
AGGGGGTGGAAGAAGGTGGACAGGCGCTGGAGTTCGCCGGTACGCGCGCGGGGGGCCTTGCGGTACCAGAACTCGTTGAACAGGCCGACCGTGCGGCGGCCGAGCAGGCCCTCGGGGAACAGGGCGGGCGGGGACGGGAACTGGGCGGGGCGGAAGGCCAGCGGGTCCCTACGCGCGCGCGTGCCCGCCCGGAGCGCGTCCAGGGGCGCGTGGTCGCCCCGCGTGAGGACGGCGCGGCCGGTCGTGCCACCGCGGGCCAGGAGGTCGATCCAGGCCACCGAGTAGCGGTAGCGGTGATCGGTGGCGGTGAGCCGGGCCATGAGGTCGTCGAGGTCCGTCGCGCGTTCGGTGTCCACCGACATCAACGAGGTCTCGACCGGCAGCAGTCGCAGCGTGGCGGTGAGGATCACGCCCGTCAGGCCCATGCCGCCCGCGGTCGCGTCGAACAGGGGGGTGCCGGGGCTGACGGTGCGGATCTCGCCGTCCGCGGTGAGCAGTTCGAGGGAGAGGACGTGCCGGGAGAAGGCGCCGGACACATGGTGGTTCTTGCCGTGGATGTCGGCGCCGATCGCGCCGCCCACGGTCACCTGCCGGGTGCCCGGTGTCACCGGCACGAACCAGCCGAGCGGCAGCAGCACCTGCATCAGGCGGTGCAGGGAGACGCCCGCGTCGCACAGGACGGTGCCGCCGTCGGCGTCGATGGCGTGCACGCGGTCCAGGGCCGTCATGTCGATCACGGCCCCGCCGGCGTTCTGCGCCGCGTCCCCGTACGCCCGCCCCAGGCCCCTCGGGATCCCGCCCCGGGCCCCGCACGCACGGACGGCCGCCGCGGCCTCCTCGTACGTCCGGGGACGGATCAGACGGGCGGCGGTGGGAGCGGTGCGGCCCCATCCCGTGACGGAAACGGTGTCGGCAGGCATGTCGGCGACCGTATCCCCGCACCGTGGGCGATCGGTTGTGGAACATCCCGTCTCTCCCCGAAACGGTCCCCTCTCTCCCCGAAATGGGTGATTAATGGGATGTCGCTCAATATTGCCGGAGTTCCGGCGGGGTCGGCGTGAACAGTGAGTCCACATGGACCATCTGGACGACCGAATCCTGTCGGCGCTGCGTGCGTACGGCGGTGACCCGCGCGTGGCCGGTGCCGCGCGCGCCCTGTCCTGGGCCGGCGAGCACGGTGCCCTGTGGCTGGCGACGGGCCTCGCGGGAGCCGCCGTGGACGGCGCCCGGCGCGGCGCCTGGTTGCGCGGTACGGCGCTCACCGCGGGCGCGCACCTCCTCAGCATGGGCGTGAAAAGGGTGGTGCGCCGCCCGCGCCCCGCGCACGTCGAACCCCTGGTGCGCACCGCGGGCCGCCACTCCTTCCCCAGCTCCCACGCAGCCTCGGCGGCAGCCGCCGCGGTCGCCTTCGGCATGCTGAGGGCGCGCACCAAGCCGACAGCGCCCGGCGCATCCGGCACGCCCCGAGCGCACGACATGGTCCACACGCTCGGCGCACTCGACACACGCCGGGCGCGCGCCCAACGTCCAGCGACCCGCACCACCCGCTCCACGACCCGCGCCCTCCGCCCCGCGACCCGCGGCACCCGCTCCGCCCTCGCCGCGACCCACGCCGCCCTCCCGCCCCTGGCCGCCGCCATGTGCCTCTCCCGGCTGATCGTCGGCGTCCACTACCCCTCCGACGTGGCGGCGGGCGCGGCCATGGGGGCGCTCACGGCCCGTGTCGGAGCGCGCTGGATGAGAGGGGGCGCGCATGACTGAGACCGCGCCGCTCGCAGGCACGGGCGCAGCCGCCCGCACCAGAGAACCCGCGCTCCACGAACAGCGCACGCCCACGCGCACCACCGGCACCCCGCCCCCGGACCGCGGCCTCCTGCGCGGCCTGCTCAGGACCGCCCGCCCCAAACAGTGGGTCAAGAACGTCCTGGTCATCGCGGCCCCGGCCGCCGCCGGACAGCTCTTCACCACCCGCGCTCTCACCCAACTCGCGCTGGTCTTCACCCTCTTCACCGCCTGCGCCGCGGCCGTCTATCTGATCAACGACGCCCGCGACGCCGAGGCCGACCGCGCCCACCCCACCAAACGGCACCGCCCGGTCGCCGCGGGACAGGTCCCCGTACCGGTCGCCTACGCCGTGGGCGGCGCCCTCGCCGTCCTCGCGCCGGCCGCCGCCGTATGGCTGAGCACGCCCCTCGTGGCCGCCCTGCTCACCGCCTACCTGGGCATGCAACTGGCGTACTGCGTCAGCCTCAAGCACGTTCTCGTCGTCGACCTGGTCGTCGTCACGACCGGGTTTCTGATGCGGGCCGTGGTCGGCGGGCTCGCGCTCGGCATCCCGCTCTCGCGCTGGTTCCTGATCACGACGGGTTTCGGCGCGCTGTTCATGGTCTCGGCCAAGCGCTACTCGGAGGCCGTGCAGATGGCCGGGAAAGCGGGCGCCACGCGCGCGTTGCTCACCGAGTACACCACCGGCTACCTGCGTTTCGTCTGGCAGCTCGCAGCCGGGGTCGCCGTTCTCGGGTACTGCCTGTGGGCCCTGGAGGAGGGCGGCCTGCCGCACACCAGCGTGCTGCCCTGGCGGCAGCTGTCCGTGGTCGCCTTCGTCCTCGCGATCCTCAGGTACGCCGTCTTCGCCGACCGCGGCACCGCGGGCGAGCCCGAGGACGTCGTGCTGCGCGACCGCGCCCTTGCCCTGATCGGCCTGGTGTGGCTCGCCATGTACGGCCTGGCGGTGGCCAACTGGTGAGCACGCGCGCGTGGCCGAGCCGCCGCGGCACACCCGCCCCCGTGCGGGCGGGCACCCCCGCACGCACCCACCGCCGCGAACTCCTCGGCTTCGCCGCCGCCGGCCTGCTCGCCTACGCCGTCGACACCGCCCTCTTCGTCGCCCTGCGCGGACCGGCCGGCCTCGACCCGCTCATCGCCAAGGGGTTCTCCTTCGTCGCCGGCTGCACGGTCGCCTACGCGGGCAACGCGCTCGGCACCTACCGGCACACCCGCCCGAAGGGCCTGCGCCCCTACGCCGCCTTCTTCGCGGTGAACGTCGCCGGAGCCGCCGTACAACTGCTCTGTCTCGCCGTCAGCCACTACGGCCTCGGCCTCACTTCGCGGCGCGCGGACATCGTCTCGGGTGCCGGAGTGGGTATGGCACTGGCGACTGTCCTGCGGTTCTGGGGAACCCGGACATGGGTCTTCCGCAACGAGGGGAGTGT
Encoded proteins:
- a CDS encoding FAD-binding oxidoreductase, which encodes MPADTVSVTGWGRTAPTAARLIRPRTYEEAAAAVRACGARGGIPRGLGRAYGDAAQNAGGAVIDMTALDRVHAIDADGGTVLCDAGVSLHRLMQVLLPLGWFVPVTPGTRQVTVGGAIGADIHGKNHHVSGAFSRHVLSLELLTADGEIRTVSPGTPLFDATAGGMGLTGVILTATLRLLPVETSLMSVDTERATDLDDLMARLTATDHRYRYSVAWIDLLARGGTTGRAVLTRGDHAPLDALRAGTRARRDPLAFRPAQFPSPPALFPEGLLGRRTVGLFNEFWYRKAPRARTGELQRLSTFFHPLDGVPHWNRVYGRGGFVQYQFVVNHGQEDALRRIVRRISEHRCPSFLAVLKRFGDADPGWLSFPVPGWTLALDIPANLPGLGALLDELDEEVAAAGGRVYLAKDSRLRPELLAAMYPRVADFRALRAEADPRGVFTSDLSRRLGL
- a CDS encoding phosphatase PAP2 family protein, producing the protein MDHLDDRILSALRAYGGDPRVAGAARALSWAGEHGALWLATGLAGAAVDGARRGAWLRGTALTAGAHLLSMGVKRVVRRPRPAHVEPLVRTAGRHSFPSSHAASAAAAAVAFGMLRARTKPTAPGASGTPRAHDMVHTLGALDTRRARAQRPATRTTRSTTRALRPATRGTRSALAATHAALPPLAAAMCLSRLIVGVHYPSDVAAGAAMGALTARVGARWMRGGAHD
- a CDS encoding decaprenyl-phosphate phosphoribosyltransferase, with product MTETAPLAGTGAAARTREPALHEQRTPTRTTGTPPPDRGLLRGLLRTARPKQWVKNVLVIAAPAAAGQLFTTRALTQLALVFTLFTACAAAVYLINDARDAEADRAHPTKRHRPVAAGQVPVPVAYAVGGALAVLAPAAAVWLSTPLVAALLTAYLGMQLAYCVSLKHVLVVDLVVVTTGFLMRAVVGGLALGIPLSRWFLITTGFGALFMVSAKRYSEAVQMAGKAGATRALLTEYTTGYLRFVWQLAAGVAVLGYCLWALEEGGLPHTSVLPWRQLSVVAFVLAILRYAVFADRGTAGEPEDVVLRDRALALIGLVWLAMYGLAVANW
- a CDS encoding GtrA family protein, translated to MRAGTPARTHRRELLGFAAAGLLAYAVDTALFVALRGPAGLDPLIAKGFSFVAGCTVAYAGNALGTYRHTRPKGLRPYAAFFAVNVAGAAVQLLCLAVSHYGLGLTSRRADIVSGAGVGMALATVLRFWGTRTWVFRNEGSVGSWTG